A stretch of the Actinomyces qiguomingii genome encodes the following:
- a CDS encoding CarD family transcriptional regulator, protein MTFEVGETVVYPHHGAARIIDIRQRKVRGEEKTYLQLEVAQGDLTILVPADSVDLIGVRDVVDESGLERVFEVLRAPLTEEPTNWSRRFKANQEKIASGDVIKVAEVVRDLSRRDTDRGLSAGEKRMLAKARQILVSELALAQKTPEEEAENTLDEVLASGAAA, encoded by the coding sequence ATGACATTCGAAGTCGGCGAGACCGTCGTCTATCCCCACCACGGCGCCGCCCGGATCATCGACATCCGCCAGCGCAAGGTCAGGGGCGAGGAGAAGACCTACTTGCAGCTCGAGGTCGCACAGGGCGACCTGACCATCCTGGTCCCGGCTGACAGCGTCGACCTGATCGGTGTGCGCGACGTCGTCGACGAATCCGGCCTGGAACGTGTCTTCGAGGTGCTGCGCGCACCCCTGACGGAGGAGCCCACCAACTGGTCCCGGCGCTTCAAAGCCAATCAGGAGAAGATCGCCTCCGGAGACGTCATCAAGGTCGCGGAGGTAGTGCGCGACCTCTCCCGCCGTGACACCGACCGGGGCCTGTCCGCCGGGGAGAAGCGCATGCTGGCCAAAGCCCGGCAGATTCTCGTCTCCGAACTTGCCCTCGCCCAGAAGACTCCCGAGGAAGAGGCCGAGAACACGCTCGACGAGGTCCTCGCCTCCGGCGCCGCCGCCTAA
- a CDS encoding response regulator transcription factor — protein MTRILLVEDEENYREPLALNLRRDGFKVVEARDGAAAMERFEGAGAPGGTGPIDLVLLDLMLPRMSGAEVCRRIRRTSRVPVIMLTARDAEMDKIAGLELGADDYITKPYSYRELVARVHAVLRRTADGRPEEPVLTAGRVTMDVGRHEVSVDGQVVPMPKREFELLELFLRHPDHVLTRGQIIERLWGANYVGDTKTLDVHVKRIRAKIEADPSSPKLLTTVRGVGYRLVTAD, from the coding sequence ATGACCCGCATTTTGCTGGTTGAGGATGAGGAGAACTACCGTGAACCCCTGGCACTGAACCTGCGACGTGACGGTTTCAAGGTGGTCGAGGCGCGCGACGGCGCCGCCGCCATGGAACGCTTCGAGGGTGCCGGGGCGCCAGGCGGTACCGGCCCCATCGACCTGGTCCTGCTGGACCTGATGCTGCCGCGTATGTCCGGCGCGGAGGTGTGCCGTCGCATCCGCCGCACCTCCCGGGTGCCGGTGATCATGCTCACCGCCCGGGACGCGGAGATGGACAAGATCGCCGGGCTGGAGCTGGGGGCGGACGACTACATCACTAAGCCGTACTCCTACCGGGAGCTGGTCGCTCGCGTCCACGCCGTGCTGCGCCGCACCGCCGATGGGAGGCCGGAGGAACCGGTGCTCACGGCCGGAAGAGTGACCATGGACGTGGGACGTCACGAAGTGAGCGTCGACGGGCAGGTGGTGCCCATGCCCAAGCGGGAGTTCGAGCTATTGGAACTGTTCCTGCGGCACCCCGACCACGTACTAACCCGCGGCCAGATCATCGAGCGCCTGTGGGGCGCCAACTATGTGGGAGACACTAAGACGCTGGATGTGCACGTCAAGCGCATCCGCGCCAAGATCGAGGCGGACCCCTCCTCCCCGAAACTACTGACCACCGTGCGCGGAGTTGGCTACCGGCTGGTCACCGCCGACTGA
- a CDS encoding sensor histidine kinase, with protein sequence MGTVWLIIAVAAVGVAAGAAAGLALGHATRDVHGNGMIAGSTLERDGLIPVLAALSSTVVLLDDDGEVLRAAAAAYTYNIVRDDEVSEPQVAQMVERVRATGQAEEAEITVARGRVAGAGNFHLQVRVAAIGRGRLLVLVEDRTAARRVEQMRRDFVVNASHELKTPVGAISLLAETVRENAEDPELVADYAGRMSRESRRLELLVGDIIELSRLQDGDALVEPEDVNLDDVVVDALDRVRVEAEAKEVALVSGGTENLHVLGDAALLVTAVSNLLDNAIRYSDPRTRVSVGLSVDAEDPELVRIAVVDQGIGIAKEAQERVFERFYRVDKARSRMTGGTGLGLSIVKHVAADHGGTVELWSAPGRGSTFTLLLPRHRTEADLPGPAPEAVEAVASGAAGASFAAIAAISEDPAARRQGPPSGMSRTGQEDRQ encoded by the coding sequence GTGGGAACCGTTTGGCTGATCATCGCCGTGGCCGCCGTTGGTGTCGCCGCCGGCGCGGCGGCAGGGCTCGCACTCGGGCACGCCACCCGCGACGTGCACGGCAACGGCATGATCGCCGGCTCTACGCTCGAACGCGACGGTCTGATCCCCGTGCTCGCCGCGCTGAGCTCCACCGTGGTCCTGCTCGACGACGACGGCGAGGTCCTGCGTGCCGCGGCCGCCGCCTACACCTACAACATTGTGCGCGACGACGAGGTCAGCGAGCCGCAGGTGGCGCAGATGGTCGAGCGTGTGCGCGCCACCGGCCAGGCCGAGGAGGCGGAGATCACGGTTGCGCGCGGCCGTGTCGCCGGAGCGGGCAATTTCCACCTGCAGGTCCGTGTGGCCGCCATCGGCCGCGGTCGCCTGCTGGTGCTGGTGGAGGACCGCACCGCCGCCCGGCGGGTCGAGCAGATGCGGCGCGACTTTGTGGTCAACGCATCCCACGAACTCAAGACCCCGGTCGGCGCCATCTCGCTGCTGGCCGAAACCGTGCGCGAGAACGCCGAGGACCCCGAGCTGGTCGCCGACTATGCCGGACGCATGAGTCGGGAGTCACGTCGCCTGGAGCTGCTGGTGGGGGACATCATCGAGTTGTCCCGGTTGCAGGACGGCGACGCCCTGGTTGAGCCGGAGGATGTGAATCTCGACGACGTCGTCGTCGACGCCCTCGATCGGGTGCGGGTTGAGGCGGAAGCCAAGGAGGTCGCCCTGGTGTCGGGCGGTACGGAGAACCTCCACGTGCTGGGGGATGCCGCGCTGCTGGTAACCGCCGTCAGCAACCTGCTGGACAACGCCATTCGCTACTCCGACCCGCGCACCCGTGTAAGCGTTGGGCTGAGCGTGGATGCTGAGGATCCGGAACTGGTGCGTATCGCTGTTGTCGATCAGGGCATCGGGATCGCCAAGGAGGCGCAGGAGCGAGTCTTCGAGCGTTTCTACCGGGTGGATAAGGCTCGTTCACGCATGACCGGCGGCACCGGCCTGGGACTGTCGATTGTTAAGCACGTCGCCGCCGACCACGGCGGCACAGTGGAGTTGTGGTCCGCGCCCGGGCGCGGAAGCACCTTCACGCTGCTGCTGCCCCGTCACCGCACCGAGGCGGACCTGCCCGGGCCGGCCCCGGAGGCGGTCGAGGCGGTGGCTTCCGGAGCCGCCGGCGCCTCCTTCGCCGCCATCGCCGCCATATCCGAAGATCCCGCCGCCCGGCGCCAGGGGCCGCCGTCGGGCATGAGCCGCACCGGGCAGGAGGACAGGCAATGA